One region of Candidatus Neomarinimicrobiota bacterium genomic DNA includes:
- a CDS encoding alkaline phosphatase family protein produces the protein MVNKSQIIVKGLSFFFFGTFLNTAPNTQPKLVVVISVDQMREDFFDRFGDLFTGGLKYLLEEGVYFSEAFHDHAVSVTGPGHFSIGSGRYPGPVGILSNDWYDRQTGSYNYCVQDNEATGLGTDYQNISYRNINATALGDWIKHKTPNSKVYSISSKDRSAVFMGGKKPTGVFWLDNRTGQYITTDYYMKRYPRWLKKFNRSKPLDKYFGTEWKRSINDLSQYDMRCRKDNYPGEEMSKKFNGRTFPHTLQKPDKGREPIYEDLWNFPFLDEVLLDLAKVIIDKESLGEDSSTDLLNIGLSMSDAVGHSFGPHSQEVMEMFMMLDAYLEEFFNFLDRNIGMEHVLVALTSDHGSGYLPEYAKELGLGGGRYGNNWKKELLELNHELSREFGEGSYIEAFSAGAIFYSHHLMRAKGLSRKDIDSVVIPYIEKLDMVDGVIIRSKLESGDNLTDLERLYKNSFHPDKSGDLHVIPKPHWISKTSSGASHGSPYEWDRHVPMVFAGCNLKPALVEEKVRTVDFAPTIGRLLNLEIPGDVDGKPLNLVRD, from the coding sequence GTTTCTGAATACCGCACCCAACACCCAACCGAAGCTCGTTGTTGTTATTTCGGTTGATCAAATGAGAGAGGATTTTTTTGATCGTTTTGGTGATTTATTTACTGGGGGTTTAAAATACTTGTTGGAGGAAGGGGTTTATTTCTCTGAAGCTTTCCACGATCATGCTGTCTCTGTCACAGGACCTGGTCATTTTTCAATAGGATCTGGCCGGTACCCTGGCCCTGTTGGTATTTTATCCAATGATTGGTATGATCGGCAAACTGGATCCTATAATTATTGTGTTCAAGACAATGAAGCCACGGGTTTGGGTACGGATTATCAGAATATTAGTTATAGGAATATTAATGCTACCGCTCTGGGCGACTGGATCAAACATAAAACTCCCAACTCAAAAGTTTATTCAATTTCTTCTAAAGACAGGTCCGCTGTTTTTATGGGAGGTAAAAAGCCAACCGGTGTTTTCTGGTTGGATAATAGAACGGGGCAATACATAACTACCGATTACTACATGAAGCGCTATCCCAGATGGTTGAAAAAATTCAACCGGTCCAAGCCTCTTGACAAATATTTTGGTACTGAATGGAAACGTTCAATTAACGACTTGTCACAGTATGACATGCGTTGCCGTAAAGACAATTACCCTGGAGAGGAAATGTCAAAGAAATTTAATGGAAGAACTTTTCCACACACTTTACAGAAGCCTGATAAAGGAAGAGAGCCCATTTACGAAGATTTATGGAATTTCCCATTTTTAGACGAAGTATTACTTGATTTAGCAAAAGTTATTATTGATAAAGAATCCTTAGGTGAAGATAGTTCAACAGATTTGCTGAACATAGGTCTCTCCATGAGTGATGCCGTAGGGCATAGCTTTGGTCCTCATAGTCAGGAGGTCATGGAAATGTTTATGATGTTGGACGCCTACCTGGAGGAGTTTTTTAATTTTTTAGATAGAAATATTGGAATGGAACATGTTCTCGTGGCCCTTACTTCAGATCACGGTTCAGGGTATCTTCCTGAATACGCAAAGGAACTTGGTCTTGGAGGAGGGCGCTATGGAAATAACTGGAAAAAAGAATTACTAGAGTTGAATCATGAATTATCCCGGGAGTTTGGAGAGGGTAGTTACATAGAAGCTTTTTCAGCTGGAGCCATCTTCTATAGTCATCATCTAATGAGAGCGAAAGGGTTGTCACGCAAGGATATTGATTCCGTTGTCATTCCCTATATAGAGAAACTGGATATGGTGGACGGTGTTATTATTCGTTCAAAGCTGGAATCGGGAGATAATTTGACTGATTTGGAGCGGCTCTATAAAAATAGTTTTCATCCGGATAAGAGTGGGGACCTTCATGTAATACCAAAACCTCACTGGATCTCGAAAACTTCCTCTGGCGCTAGCCATGGCTCCCCCTACGAGTGGGATAGACATGTCCCTATGGTATTTGCAGGTTGCAATCTGAAACCAGCCCTGGTAGAAGAAAAAGTCAGAACTGTTGATTTTGCTCCAACCATTGGCAGATTACTGAATCTGG